One window of Deltaproteobacteria bacterium genomic DNA carries:
- a CDS encoding PAS domain-containing protein, translated as MKTRTRQPGKRAAPRVRPGRARGAGASFPVVGIGASAGGLEAFIDLVRGIPVDSGMAFVLIQHLDPNHPSYLTEALSRSTTLPVSEVRDGMEVEPNHVYVIPPDADVGILKGVLVLLARTTDPHQLHLPIDFFFKALASDRGSHAIGVVLSGTGSDGTEGLREIKAAGGLTFAQAPESAKFSGMPESAIRAGVVDVALRVPELTAELMGIARHPLLRARDAELLTGPSDASDLKKIFLLLRDAVGVDFSEYKVPTLRRRLARRMALLHLVRLEDYVKLLRESRSEAQAVFGDMLINVTSFFRDKKAFEVLKERILPEIVERKRGDGAIRIWCAGCSTGEEAYSLVITLLEVLKEQRLTELSIQLFGTDISEKAVEVARNGIYPDSAVKDVSPERLSQYFTKLEGGGYRINKFVRERCAFVRHDLASDPPFSKLDLVSCRNVLIYFGRSLQERVIATFHFALTQPGYLLLGRAENIPEGANLFSAVDRDAKIFARSAVKTTLHFAPARDAFPTAPRQDLALASRVPQPSELVRRVEAQLLDTYAPPGVFVNERMDILHFRGHTGPFLEPAPGQPQHNLLKMARKGLLADLRIAFAQVRDSGQPARRAGVRIEGEGAARLCDLVVVPVPRSPESSERVFAVLFEEAKKELLEVPRGKKKEGRVQTRRVEKLEEELQATKAYLQSIIGEHQRTNEDLVTANEELISSNEELQSLNEELETAKEELQSTNEELSTLNEELQTRNNELDSVNSDLMNILASVEVPIVIVDGARRIRRFTPKARPILNLLPGDVGRPIDDIKPALRIQGLDQMIAEVIETVATREEEVRDQQGHWYRLQIRPYTTVDKRVDGAVISIIDIDALKRALGAAEWARDLARATVEAVQTPLVVLDEQLKILSANGAFHERYGAPHLAFTGSKLYDLSGGVWDFPELRAALDGVLARDDRFQRLQVLRKLPKLGERNLSLSARAISTPAHERLILLAVEDVTDARQRESERARLLEDARAAQSAAEKANLAKDVFLATVSHELRTPLSSLLLNAQYLRRGKLDPDRLRRAAEAVERATRVQSQLIDDLLDISRIVAGKLRMEMQAVSLEGAVRAAVDTVAPMASAKRIELEMQLDPSLPPVSGDPVRLQQVVWNLVNNAIKFTPDGGRVTVSLEGVDGRAQLRVTDTGVGIEPAFVSHLFTRFTQEDRGETRAHGGLGLGLAIVRHVVEAHGGTISASSAGRGKGATFTVLLPLMPASTRPVQLDGVRGGASVPLASIVGARVLVVEDDAGTREALTDMLALGGVQVCAVDSAAAAMKVFEEFSPELLVCDIAMPDEDGYSLLGRIRALDGRGRDIPALALTALASEDDHRRALEAGFQLHLAKPIDFDRLVAALASLRQRVPLAEATTHPQ; from the coding sequence ATGAAGACGAGAACGCGCCAGCCGGGCAAGAGGGCCGCCCCACGTGTCAGGCCCGGCCGGGCGCGCGGGGCAGGCGCTTCCTTTCCGGTCGTGGGCATTGGCGCTTCGGCCGGCGGCCTGGAGGCGTTCATCGACCTGGTGCGGGGGATTCCCGTCGATTCGGGAATGGCCTTCGTGCTCATCCAGCACCTCGATCCCAACCACCCCAGCTACCTCACCGAGGCGCTCTCCCGTTCGACCACCCTCCCGGTGAGCGAGGTCCGGGACGGGATGGAGGTCGAGCCCAACCACGTCTACGTCATTCCTCCCGACGCGGACGTGGGCATCCTCAAAGGGGTGCTGGTCCTGCTGGCGCGCACGACGGACCCGCACCAGCTGCACCTCCCCATCGACTTCTTCTTCAAGGCGTTGGCCAGCGACCGGGGCAGCCACGCCATCGGCGTGGTCCTCTCGGGGACGGGCTCCGACGGCACGGAAGGGCTCCGCGAGATCAAGGCCGCCGGTGGGCTGACCTTTGCGCAGGCTCCCGAGAGCGCCAAATTCAGCGGCATGCCCGAGTCGGCCATCAGGGCGGGCGTGGTGGACGTGGCGTTGCGCGTGCCCGAGCTGACGGCCGAGCTGATGGGCATCGCCCGGCACCCGCTCCTGCGTGCGCGCGACGCCGAGCTCCTCACCGGCCCCTCCGACGCGAGCGACCTCAAGAAGATCTTCCTGCTGCTGCGCGACGCCGTGGGCGTGGACTTCAGCGAGTACAAGGTCCCCACCTTGAGGCGCCGGTTGGCCCGCCGGATGGCCTTGCTCCACCTGGTGCGTCTGGAGGACTACGTCAAGCTCCTCCGCGAGAGCCGCTCCGAGGCCCAGGCGGTCTTCGGGGACATGCTCATCAACGTGACGTCGTTCTTTCGCGACAAGAAGGCCTTCGAGGTCCTCAAGGAGCGGATCCTCCCGGAGATCGTCGAGCGCAAGCGCGGCGACGGGGCCATCCGCATCTGGTGTGCGGGCTGCTCGACCGGCGAGGAGGCCTACTCGCTGGTCATCACGCTTTTGGAGGTCCTCAAGGAGCAGCGCCTGACGGAGCTGTCCATCCAGCTCTTCGGGACGGACATCTCCGAGAAGGCGGTGGAGGTGGCGCGCAACGGGATCTACCCCGACTCGGCCGTGAAGGACGTGAGCCCGGAGCGCCTCAGCCAGTACTTCACCAAGCTGGAGGGGGGCGGGTACCGCATCAACAAGTTCGTGCGCGAGCGGTGCGCCTTCGTGCGGCACGATCTGGCCAGCGATCCGCCCTTCTCCAAGCTCGATCTCGTCAGCTGCCGCAACGTGCTCATCTACTTTGGGCGCTCGCTGCAGGAGCGGGTGATCGCCACGTTCCACTTCGCGCTCACCCAGCCCGGCTACCTCCTGCTCGGCCGGGCGGAGAACATCCCCGAGGGCGCGAACCTCTTCTCGGCGGTCGACCGGGACGCCAAGATCTTCGCCCGCAGCGCCGTCAAGACCACGCTCCACTTCGCGCCGGCGCGGGATGCTTTCCCGACGGCGCCCAGACAGGACCTGGCTCTGGCCTCGCGCGTGCCGCAGCCGTCGGAGCTGGTGCGCCGCGTGGAGGCTCAGCTCCTCGACACCTATGCGCCGCCCGGGGTCTTCGTGAACGAGCGGATGGACATCCTCCACTTCCGGGGGCACACGGGGCCGTTCCTGGAGCCGGCGCCCGGGCAGCCCCAGCACAACCTCCTCAAGATGGCGCGCAAGGGCCTGCTGGCCGATCTGCGCATCGCCTTTGCGCAGGTGCGGGACTCGGGGCAACCGGCCCGGCGCGCGGGCGTGCGCATCGAGGGAGAGGGCGCCGCGCGGCTCTGTGACCTGGTGGTGGTGCCCGTGCCCCGCTCGCCGGAGTCGAGCGAGCGCGTCTTTGCCGTGCTCTTCGAGGAGGCGAAGAAGGAGCTCCTCGAGGTGCCGCGAGGCAAGAAGAAGGAGGGACGCGTCCAGACCCGCCGCGTGGAGAAGCTCGAGGAAGAGCTCCAGGCCACCAAGGCCTACCTCCAGTCGATCATCGGCGAGCACCAGCGCACCAACGAGGACCTGGTCACGGCCAACGAGGAGCTCATCTCCAGCAACGAGGAGCTGCAGAGCCTGAATGAGGAGCTGGAGACCGCCAAGGAGGAGCTGCAGTCGACCAACGAGGAGCTGAGCACGCTCAACGAGGAGCTGCAGACGCGCAACAACGAGCTCGACTCGGTGAACAGCGACCTGATGAACATCCTCGCGAGCGTCGAGGTGCCCATCGTCATCGTGGACGGCGCGCGGCGCATTCGACGGTTCACGCCCAAGGCGCGCCCCATTCTCAACCTCTTGCCCGGAGATGTGGGCCGGCCCATCGACGACATCAAGCCGGCGCTCCGCATCCAGGGGCTGGACCAGATGATCGCCGAGGTGATCGAGACGGTGGCCACGCGCGAGGAGGAGGTTCGCGACCAGCAGGGCCACTGGTACCGCCTCCAGATCCGGCCCTACACCACCGTCGACAAGAGGGTGGACGGTGCGGTCATCTCCATCATCGACATCGACGCGCTCAAGCGCGCGCTGGGCGCAGCGGAGTGGGCGCGCGACCTTGCACGGGCCACCGTGGAGGCCGTGCAGACGCCGCTGGTGGTGCTCGACGAGCAGCTCAAGATCCTCTCGGCCAATGGCGCCTTCCACGAGCGGTACGGCGCGCCGCACCTCGCGTTCACGGGGAGCAAGCTCTACGACCTGTCCGGCGGTGTTTGGGATTTTCCCGAGCTGCGGGCCGCGCTCGACGGGGTGCTCGCGCGTGACGACCGCTTTCAAAGACTGCAGGTCTTGCGCAAGCTCCCCAAGCTCGGGGAGCGGAACCTGTCGTTGTCCGCGCGAGCGATCTCCACGCCTGCGCACGAGCGATTGATCCTGCTGGCCGTCGAGGACGTCACCGACGCCAGGCAGCGGGAGTCCGAACGCGCGCGGCTGCTCGAAGACGCTCGCGCCGCCCAGTCCGCTGCGGAGAAGGCCAACCTGGCCAAGGACGTGTTCCTGGCCACCGTGTCGCACGAGCTCCGCACGCCCCTCTCCAGCCTGCTGCTCAACGCCCAGTACCTGCGCCGGGGAAAGCTGGACCCGGATCGACTCCGACGCGCCGCCGAGGCCGTGGAGCGCGCCACCCGGGTGCAGTCGCAGCTCATCGACGACCTGCTCGACATCTCGCGCATCGTCGCCGGCAAGCTGAGGATGGAGATGCAGGCGGTCAGCCTCGAGGGAGCGGTCCGGGCGGCCGTGGACACCGTGGCCCCCATGGCCAGCGCCAAGCGCATCGAGCTCGAGATGCAGCTCGACCCGTCGCTGCCGCCAGTCTCGGGTGATCCCGTGCGGCTGCAGCAGGTGGTGTGGAACCTCGTGAACAACGCCATCAAGTTCACGCCGGACGGCGGGAGGGTCACGGTCTCGCTCGAGGGCGTCGATGGACGCGCCCAGCTCCGCGTGACCGACACGGGGGTGGGCATCGAGCCCGCATTCGTGTCGCACCTCTTCACCCGCTTCACCCAGGAGGACCGCGGCGAGACCCGTGCCCACGGCGGGTTGGGGTTGGGGTTGGCCATCGTGCGCCACGTGGTGGAGGCGCACGGCGGGACGATCTCTGCGTCCAGCGCTGGGAGGGGAAAGGGCGCCACGTTCACCGTGCTCTTGCCGCTCATGCCTGCCAGCACCCGGCCGGTGCAACTCGACGGCGTTCGCGGGGGCGCCTCCGTACCCCTGGCCTCGATCGTGGGTGCCCGGGTGCTGGTGGTCGAGGACGACGCCGGGACCCGCGAGGCGCTCACGGACATGCTCGCGCTGGGCGGTGTTCAGGTCTGCGCGGTGGACTCCGCCGCGGCGGCCATGAAGGTGTTCGAGGAGTTCTCGCCCGAGCTCCTGGTGTGCGACATCGCCATGCCCGACGAGGACGGCTACAGCCTTCTCGGCAGGATCCGTGCATTGGATGGGCGCGGCCGCGACATCCCCGCGCTGGCGCTCACCGCGCTCGCCTCCGAGGACGACCACCGCCGAGCGCTCGAGGCCGGGTTTCAGCTCCACCTCGCCAAGCCGATTGATTTTGATCGCCTGGTCGCGGCGCTCGCGAGCCTCCGACAGCGGGTGCCGCTGGCCGAAGCGACGACGCATCCGCAGTGA
- a CDS encoding AI-2E family transporter, whose protein sequence is MSAPSWPRPSQLLPRTVFVACFCALAVLALVFFLFRTRHSIAIAVGAVLLALALNHPVEALQRRRVPRSVAIGVVFVGLIGVLVGLGFVVIPAAVAQGRAFVHEVPALWDKAQRSPLLAELDERLHLEEQLTPSAGSAAGAIDPVLAAIGSILGVVVGTVTITFLTIFVLVFGPDLVAGFLAEVDPSARERYQRVGQGIYRSVGGYLGGLAGICGINAVLTATFLAITRMPFFLPLAILSGLSSLVPYAGPLLTGASVTLLALLTGGVWKALATAIYFVLYGQLEGNVLGPLVYRRTAHVNPLVTLLSILFLAEFMGVAGAVIAVPLAAAGQIVLRELLALRREARTSRTATTA, encoded by the coding sequence ATGAGCGCTCCTTCGTGGCCGCGACCCTCGCAGCTCTTGCCCCGGACGGTCTTCGTCGCGTGCTTCTGCGCGCTGGCCGTGCTGGCGCTGGTCTTCTTCCTCTTCCGCACGCGCCACAGCATCGCCATTGCCGTCGGCGCGGTGTTGCTCGCATTGGCGCTCAACCACCCTGTCGAGGCCCTGCAGCGGCGACGCGTGCCCCGCTCGGTGGCCATCGGCGTGGTGTTCGTGGGGCTGATCGGCGTGCTGGTGGGGTTGGGGTTCGTGGTGATTCCCGCTGCCGTGGCGCAGGGGCGCGCGTTCGTCCACGAGGTGCCTGCGCTTTGGGACAAGGCGCAGCGGAGCCCCCTGCTGGCCGAGCTCGACGAGCGTCTGCATCTCGAAGAGCAACTCACACCTTCTGCGGGCAGCGCGGCCGGGGCCATCGACCCGGTGCTGGCGGCGATCGGCAGCATCCTCGGCGTCGTCGTCGGCACGGTGACGATCACCTTTCTCACCATCTTCGTGCTCGTCTTCGGCCCGGACCTCGTGGCTGGCTTCCTGGCCGAGGTGGACCCCAGCGCCCGTGAGCGCTACCAGCGCGTGGGACAAGGCATCTACCGCTCGGTGGGTGGCTACCTCGGCGGCCTGGCGGGGATCTGCGGCATCAACGCGGTCCTGACCGCGACCTTCCTGGCCATCACGCGGATGCCGTTCTTCCTGCCCCTGGCGATCTTGAGCGGCCTGTCGAGCCTGGTGCCCTACGCCGGCCCGCTGCTGACCGGGGCATCCGTCACCCTTCTGGCGCTCCTGACCGGCGGGGTCTGGAAGGCCCTGGCGACCGCGATCTACTTCGTGCTCTACGGCCAGCTCGAGGGAAACGTGCTGGGCCCGCTGGTGTACCGGCGCACCGCGCACGTGAACCCGCTCGTCACCTTGCTCTCCATCCTGTTCTTGGCCGAGTTCATGGGGGTGGCCGGCGCGGTCATCGCCGTGCCGCTCGCGGCAGCGGGGCAGATTGTGCTGCGCGAGTTGCTGGCGCTGCGACGTGAAGCCAGGACGAGCCGCACGGCCACCACCGCCTGA
- a CDS encoding HAMP domain-containing histidine kinase, giving the protein MRRSRSRLDAALRAAQASGRHPDARRDLVDALDLAWLRQESEAPAGEPHLERLRAEQRQAVAQFLDAERQATDQQLLFERIYADDQLRTRDQFLALVAHDLRTSLQGISLTAELLSRHAVSPLPPEELRRSTERIVRATARMDRLIGDMVDVASIEAGKLKVSPSTQDARAVVSEARDAFGPSAQQAAVELRVELPPAPLYAYLDIDRSLQVLGNILANAIKFTPSGGKVRLGVEVAGEEVRFFVADSGGGIEPEHLEQIFERHWQSDPERRRGMGLGLFIARALVEAQGGRIWATSAPGTGTTFYFSVPAPPRKVVEADSSLGAQ; this is encoded by the coding sequence ATGCGCCGGAGCCGCTCGCGACTCGATGCGGCCCTTCGCGCCGCGCAAGCGAGCGGGCGCCATCCGGACGCCCGGCGCGACCTGGTCGACGCGCTGGACCTCGCCTGGCTCCGCCAGGAGAGCGAGGCCCCGGCTGGAGAACCCCACCTGGAACGGCTCAGGGCGGAGCAGCGTCAGGCCGTTGCCCAGTTCCTGGACGCAGAGCGGCAGGCCACGGATCAGCAGCTGCTCTTCGAGCGCATCTACGCCGACGACCAGCTCCGCACCCGCGACCAGTTCCTCGCGCTGGTGGCGCACGACCTGCGGACCTCGCTCCAGGGCATCTCCCTCACCGCAGAGCTCCTCTCCCGCCATGCGGTGAGCCCCCTTCCGCCCGAGGAGCTGCGCCGCTCCACCGAACGCATCGTCAGAGCCACCGCGCGCATGGATCGCTTGATCGGCGACATGGTCGACGTGGCCAGCATCGAGGCGGGCAAGCTCAAGGTCTCGCCGAGCACCCAGGACGCGCGTGCGGTGGTCTCGGAGGCGCGCGACGCGTTCGGGCCGTCGGCCCAGCAGGCGGCGGTGGAGCTCCGGGTGGAGCTGCCGCCCGCGCCTCTCTACGCCTACCTCGACATCGATCGCTCGCTCCAGGTGCTGGGGAACATCCTGGCCAACGCGATCAAGTTCACGCCTTCCGGTGGGAAGGTGCGGCTCGGCGTCGAGGTGGCAGGGGAGGAGGTGCGGTTCTTCGTCGCTGACTCGGGAGGCGGCATTGAGCCGGAGCACCTCGAGCAGATTTTCGAGCGCCACTGGCAATCCGACCCGGAGCGTCGACGCGGCATGGGCCTGGGGCTGTTCATCGCCCGCGCCTTGGTGGAGGCCCAGGGCGGGCGCATCTGGGCAACGAGCGCGCCGGGCACAGGGACCACGTTCTACTTCTCGGTACCGGCGCCGCCGCGGAAGGTCGTGGAGGCCGACAGCTCGCTGGGGGCGCAGTGA
- a CDS encoding AsmA family protein has translation MTAPVRPRRWSRGRKALGLVATAVIVLAVATAALLWVERPLIAGQIRTKLLPTFSAQLGRPIEVASIRVGIFPLRGELENIRIGGRPGEPPLAQVRRARANLEVWPLLVSRGHDVELRSVELDDPTLNFIHEPDGRWSLPGGAVPNPGQGGASSEFVISRLHIHGGAVHLVDRVPTGGVRIALHHVEVSARNVGSDQGSSLVLSAALGADHPNLKANLTLKPRREGWDWQGAVTLEALEIDRLHALLPAGVELPVSGGQLALTASLTTLPDGALDVRGHLDAREVSMGGRPVAASTDFVVEPLAWTLALTRLQLTGPGVALAGSASMKSPHELQFSLAGPLLDLDALLAALPPADAGPAASAEHEGPGSALDAFSATGHLAIGRVTLGNIELGEVSADAHLDRGHIVVTQASASAYGGTARVNRASADLTRAGPRWSLSAELSGVDFGRATQALSGARLFEGTLHAQLKLAGTGLQWAQLRENMTGTGSFSVRGGAWTATNLEQALAAPLMGALPGVGRGVSGAPSPSGSHVTSLHGLEGSFELTQGALLFHQPLRAQSSFGDASLTGTVGLDQSLALKGTVELQPAFVTRIVALQPVKPVTAPITIQGTLSAPKVDVNRGDVAKGLLRSTPPENLIRRGFNAIFGHKG, from the coding sequence GTGACTGCTCCGGTCCGGCCCCGCCGCTGGAGTCGCGGGCGCAAGGCGCTCGGGCTCGTGGCGACGGCCGTGATCGTGCTCGCCGTCGCGACAGCAGCCCTGCTCTGGGTCGAGAGGCCGCTCATCGCCGGGCAGATCCGGACCAAGCTTCTCCCGACCTTCTCCGCGCAGCTCGGTCGACCGATCGAGGTCGCGTCCATCCGCGTCGGCATCTTTCCGCTCCGCGGCGAGCTGGAGAACATCCGCATCGGCGGGCGCCCGGGTGAACCTCCGCTCGCCCAGGTTCGGCGCGCCCGGGCCAACCTCGAGGTTTGGCCACTCCTCGTCAGCCGCGGACACGACGTGGAGCTGCGATCGGTCGAGCTCGACGACCCGACCCTCAACTTCATCCATGAGCCCGACGGGCGCTGGAGCCTCCCCGGTGGCGCCGTCCCGAATCCCGGCCAGGGCGGCGCCTCGAGCGAATTCGTCATCTCCAGGCTGCACATCCACGGCGGCGCGGTGCACCTCGTCGATCGGGTGCCAACAGGCGGCGTGAGGATCGCCCTCCACCACGTCGAGGTGAGCGCGCGCAACGTGGGCAGCGACCAGGGCTCGAGCCTGGTGCTCTCGGCCGCGCTGGGCGCCGACCACCCCAACCTGAAGGCCAACCTCACCTTGAAGCCGCGCCGCGAGGGGTGGGACTGGCAGGGCGCGGTCACGCTCGAGGCGCTCGAGATCGACCGGCTGCATGCGCTGCTGCCCGCGGGCGTCGAGCTCCCCGTCTCGGGCGGTCAGCTCGCGCTGACGGCCTCGTTGACCACGCTCCCCGACGGCGCCCTGGACGTGCGGGGACACCTCGACGCCCGGGAGGTCTCGATGGGCGGCCGCCCGGTCGCCGCGAGCACGGACTTCGTCGTCGAACCTCTGGCCTGGACGTTGGCGCTCACGCGGCTCCAGCTCACCGGGCCTGGCGTTGCGCTCGCCGGCTCGGCTTCGATGAAGAGTCCCCATGAGCTGCAGTTCTCGCTCGCGGGGCCGCTGCTCGATCTCGACGCGCTCCTGGCGGCGCTGCCCCCGGCCGACGCAGGTCCAGCCGCGTCCGCGGAGCACGAGGGGCCGGGGAGCGCGCTCGACGCCTTCTCCGCCACGGGGCACCTGGCCATCGGGCGGGTGACCCTGGGGAACATCGAGCTTGGGGAGGTCAGCGCCGACGCGCACCTCGACCGCGGCCACATCGTCGTCACCCAGGCGAGCGCCAGCGCCTACGGGGGCACGGCCCGGGTCAACCGGGCGAGCGCGGACCTGACGCGCGCGGGCCCGCGCTGGTCGCTGAGCGCAGAGCTCAGCGGCGTCGACTTCGGCCGCGCGACGCAAGCGCTGTCCGGCGCGCGCCTCTTCGAGGGAACGCTGCACGCGCAGCTCAAGCTCGCGGGCACCGGCCTCCAGTGGGCCCAGCTGCGCGAGAACATGACGGGGACCGGCTCGTTCAGCGTGCGGGGCGGCGCGTGGACCGCGACCAACCTGGAGCAGGCCCTCGCGGCGCCGTTGATGGGCGCGCTTCCTGGCGTCGGACGCGGCGTGTCGGGCGCCCCGAGCCCGAGCGGGTCCCATGTGACTTCCCTCCACGGCCTGGAGGGCTCGTTCGAGCTGACACAGGGGGCCTTGCTGTTCCACCAGCCGCTCCGGGCGCAGTCGAGCTTCGGCGACGCTTCGCTGACCGGGACGGTTGGCCTCGACCAAAGCCTTGCCCTGAAGGGAACGGTGGAGCTCCAGCCGGCGTTCGTGACCCGGATCGTCGCCCTGCAGCCCGTGAAGCCGGTCACCGCGCCGATCACGATCCAGGGCACGCTTTCCGCTCCGAAGGTCGACGTGAACCGGGGCGATGTCGCCAAGGGACTGCTGCGCTCGACGCCACCCGAGAACCTGATTCGCCGGGGCTTCAACGCGATATTCGGCCACAAGGGTTGA
- a CDS encoding PAS domain S-box protein, producing the protein MELMLRRLIEPNIWFLFFPAVFASAWLGGRAAGSWASVFSTALVWWFLVPPEHSFDKTSFQVLFPSAVFVTMGVVFSVFHDRLRVLNRQATSARDNLVRAQSVANVGSWELDIRRGELRWTDETYRIFAVPKGTPMTYESFMACVHPDDRELVKRAWEAALAGKPYDLEHRIVAAGVVKWVRERAELVLDDRHAAQTGVGTVQDVTERRAAEAELRASERQLSAIYANVTAILFYVAVEPGERFRFVSVNQAFLDATGLSREQVVGKLVQDVIPEPSRAMVLANYREALRTKQTVRWEEVSVYPAGTRYGEVALTPALDESGVATHVVGIVKDVTTSKLAEQALHEAADRKDDFIAALSHELRNPITAIRNSVSVLERVPLGDERAPRMRASIVRQVSHLTRLVDDLLDVTRISHGKIQLRLQQVDLGVLVRDVADDQKEAFKESGILFEVTRPDHPIWAAVDPTRMTQVLDNLLTNAAKFTPSGGRAELSLESAGDWAVIRVRDNGPGIAPEVMAHLFEPFVQAVHTLNRSRAGLGLGLTLVKGLVELHGGTVSVASEGSGHGAEFTVRLPLGQARAAVASTAHP; encoded by the coding sequence GTGGAGCTGATGCTCCGCCGCCTCATTGAGCCAAACATCTGGTTCCTGTTCTTTCCAGCCGTGTTCGCGAGCGCCTGGCTCGGCGGGCGCGCAGCAGGGTCCTGGGCCTCGGTGTTCTCGACGGCCTTGGTGTGGTGGTTCCTCGTTCCGCCAGAGCATTCGTTCGACAAGACGAGCTTCCAGGTCCTGTTCCCGTCCGCGGTCTTCGTGACGATGGGCGTGGTCTTCAGCGTCTTCCACGACCGGCTGCGCGTCCTGAATCGACAGGCGACCAGCGCGCGCGACAACCTGGTCCGCGCTCAGTCCGTCGCCAACGTCGGGAGCTGGGAGCTGGACATTCGTCGAGGCGAGCTTCGATGGACCGACGAGACGTACCGAATCTTCGCGGTCCCGAAGGGGACGCCGATGACCTACGAGTCGTTCATGGCGTGCGTCCACCCCGACGATCGGGAGCTGGTGAAGCGGGCCTGGGAGGCCGCGCTCGCAGGTAAGCCCTACGACCTCGAGCACCGCATCGTCGCCGCTGGCGTGGTCAAGTGGGTGCGCGAGCGGGCCGAGCTTGTCCTCGACGACCGCCACGCCGCCCAAACCGGCGTCGGGACGGTCCAGGATGTCACCGAGCGCCGGGCCGCGGAGGCGGAGCTGCGGGCCAGCGAGCGTCAGCTCTCGGCCATCTATGCCAACGTCACCGCGATCCTGTTCTACGTTGCCGTCGAGCCCGGGGAGCGGTTCCGCTTCGTCTCCGTGAATCAGGCATTTCTCGACGCGACTGGCCTCTCCCGCGAGCAGGTCGTGGGCAAGCTGGTCCAGGACGTCATTCCAGAGCCCTCCCGGGCCATGGTCCTGGCCAACTACCGCGAGGCACTGCGGACGAAGCAGACGGTCCGCTGGGAAGAGGTCTCGGTGTACCCGGCAGGAACGCGATACGGAGAAGTGGCGCTCACGCCCGCGCTCGACGAATCGGGCGTCGCGACCCACGTGGTCGGCATCGTGAAAGACGTCACCACGAGTAAGCTCGCCGAGCAGGCCCTTCACGAGGCCGCCGATCGCAAAGATGACTTCATCGCCGCGCTCTCGCATGAGCTCCGCAATCCCATCACGGCGATCCGGAACAGCGTCTCCGTTCTCGAGCGCGTACCCCTCGGAGACGAGAGAGCACCCCGGATGCGCGCGAGCATCGTCCGGCAGGTCTCCCACCTCACCCGCCTGGTCGACGACCTCCTCGACGTGACGCGAATCTCCCACGGCAAGATCCAGCTTCGACTTCAGCAGGTCGACCTCGGCGTCCTGGTTCGCGACGTGGCCGACGACCAGAAGGAGGCGTTCAAGGAGAGCGGGATCCTCTTCGAGGTCACGAGACCAGACCATCCAATCTGGGCGGCGGTGGATCCAACGCGGATGACGCAAGTGCTGGACAACCTCCTCACCAACGCTGCGAAGTTCACACCTTCGGGAGGACGCGCGGAGCTCTCGCTGGAATCCGCGGGCGACTGGGCGGTCATTCGAGTTCGTGACAACGGGCCCGGAATCGCTCCCGAGGTGATGGCGCACCTCTTCGAGCCCTTCGTCCAGGCGGTTCACACGCTCAACCGGAGCCGCGCTGGCCTTGGCCTGGGGCTCACGTTGGTGAAGGGACTGGTCGAACTTCACGGCGGGACCGTCAGCGTCGCCAGCGAGGGCAGCGGCCACGGGGCCGAGTTTACGGTTCGCCTGCCCCTCGGACAGGCTCGAGCTGCGGTCGCCTCGACGGCTCACCCGTAG